The following are encoded together in the Bradyrhizobium algeriense genome:
- a CDS encoding adenylate/guanylate cyclase domain-containing protein — protein sequence MTATILVVDDEPDLEALVLQKFRRQVREGLVSFIFARDGLEALQSLEEHPHVDLVVADINMPRMDGLSLLAKLQESEDKKSTIIVSAYGDMSNIRTAMNRGAFDFVTKPIDFVDLEATIDKTLRHIELLREARRRQAEAERAHASLSRYFSPELAKRLASSVGDSTEVTWRHVAVIFTDITGFTSLVETAAPELLGELLNQYVAGMTDVVFAHEGTVAKVIGDAIEVLFNAPSDQPDYATRAVACAQELDVWAEAFRERWKAKGVNFGATRIGVHAGPALVGNFGGSRFFDYTAYGDAINTAARLEAANKFLGTRICVSATVANAVENFRGRPVGDLVLRGRSESLRAYEPLSAASFAALATSQYGEAFARLEAGDGNAMPAFAALVGAHAEDPLANFHLKRLLNGAKGVRMQLE from the coding sequence ATGACCGCAACAATCCTCGTGGTCGATGATGAGCCGGATCTGGAGGCGCTGGTCCTTCAGAAATTCCGGCGGCAGGTTCGCGAGGGTTTGGTCAGCTTCATATTTGCGCGTGACGGGCTCGAGGCGTTGCAGTCGCTCGAAGAGCATCCGCACGTCGACTTGGTGGTCGCCGACATCAACATGCCACGCATGGACGGCTTGTCGCTGCTCGCCAAGCTGCAAGAATCCGAGGACAAGAAATCGACCATCATCGTGTCGGCTTACGGCGACATGAGCAACATCCGCACCGCAATGAATCGCGGCGCATTCGACTTCGTGACCAAGCCGATCGATTTCGTCGATCTTGAAGCGACGATCGACAAGACCCTGCGGCACATTGAATTGCTGCGCGAGGCACGTCGCCGTCAGGCGGAAGCCGAGCGCGCCCATGCTTCGCTCTCCCGCTATTTCTCGCCCGAGCTCGCCAAGCGGCTTGCGTCCAGCGTGGGCGACAGCACGGAGGTAACCTGGCGCCACGTTGCGGTCATCTTCACCGACATAACCGGCTTCACCTCGCTCGTGGAGACCGCCGCGCCCGAACTCCTTGGAGAACTGCTCAACCAATATGTGGCCGGAATGACCGACGTCGTCTTCGCGCATGAGGGGACCGTGGCCAAGGTGATCGGCGATGCGATCGAGGTACTGTTCAATGCGCCCAGCGACCAGCCCGACTATGCGACGCGCGCAGTCGCCTGCGCGCAGGAGCTTGACGTATGGGCGGAAGCGTTTCGCGAACGGTGGAAGGCGAAAGGCGTGAATTTCGGCGCCACCCGCATCGGCGTTCATGCCGGTCCTGCACTGGTCGGCAATTTCGGGGGCAGCCGCTTCTTTGACTATACTGCTTACGGCGACGCCATCAACACGGCGGCGAGGCTTGAAGCGGCGAACAAGTTTCTCGGCACCCGGATCTGCGTCAGCGCGACAGTTGCAAACGCAGTGGAGAATTTCAGGGGCCGACCGGTGGGCGATCTCGTGCTGCGTGGGCGCAGCGAATCATTGCGTGCCTATGAGCCCTTATCGGCAGCGAGTTTCGCGGCGCTGGCGACATCGCAGTATGGCGAAGCTTTCGCCAGGCTTGAGGCCGGCGATGGCAATGCAATGCCGGCCTTTGCCGCACTTGTCGGCGCGCACGCCGAGGATCCTCTGGCCAACTTTCACCTGAAGCGGCTACTCAACGGCGCGAAGGGTGTCCGAATGCAGCTTGAATAG
- a CDS encoding M12 family metallopeptidase has protein sequence MPRAHARKTRNPTYKKTAKKKSAVPVTKSAMRLCALAPRTVRPLSATVMADPIRARSIMVSQSKWMNGTVLHYCFFTSGHFAVPKRQAAAIRNAFARWKRVGIGLQFKEVKELREAEVRIGYSVKDGGSYSSVGREVLNDPLTQPTTVYGWSLTTKEGRSTALHEIGHVLGMEHEHQNPFAGIKWHEEAVYKNLKAPPNEWTRKETFDNILQKLSLEQVQGSKWDPKSIMEYEFDPGLIAEPKRYEAEGLFPPGTLSAADKKWVRKWYPPLKKSPDRLHALKPVVVSLDAGKQIDFVIEPASSRKYTIETKGASDTTLVLYEVIDGMPRYVSGDDDSGEERNAAISHKLFRGRQYVVRLRLVHPGPTGEVSLVYS, from the coding sequence ATGCCGCGTGCTCACGCCAGGAAGACCCGGAACCCGACCTACAAGAAGACAGCCAAAAAGAAATCTGCCGTTCCTGTCACGAAATCTGCCATGCGCCTGTGTGCGCTGGCGCCGCGTACGGTTCGCCCACTCAGCGCCACCGTAATGGCCGATCCGATCCGCGCGCGTTCGATCATGGTCTCGCAATCGAAATGGATGAACGGAACAGTACTGCATTATTGCTTCTTCACGTCGGGGCATTTCGCCGTTCCGAAACGGCAGGCGGCCGCGATCCGCAACGCCTTCGCCCGATGGAAGCGCGTCGGAATCGGGCTGCAGTTCAAGGAGGTGAAGGAACTCAGGGAAGCCGAGGTGCGGATCGGCTATTCGGTAAAGGACGGCGGCTCCTATTCGAGTGTCGGCCGTGAAGTGCTGAACGATCCGCTGACCCAGCCGACGACGGTCTATGGCTGGAGCCTCACCACGAAGGAAGGCCGCTCGACCGCGCTGCACGAGATCGGCCATGTGCTCGGCATGGAGCATGAGCACCAGAATCCATTTGCCGGAATCAAATGGCACGAGGAGGCCGTCTACAAGAACCTCAAAGCGCCGCCCAACGAGTGGACTCGCAAAGAGACGTTTGACAACATTCTACAGAAACTCTCGCTGGAGCAGGTACAGGGATCAAAATGGGATCCGAAGTCGATCATGGAATATGAATTCGACCCGGGCCTCATCGCCGAGCCCAAGCGGTATGAGGCCGAAGGTCTGTTTCCGCCGGGAACGCTGTCGGCGGCCGACAAGAAATGGGTCCGCAAATGGTACCCGCCGCTGAAAAAGTCACCGGACAGGCTGCACGCGTTAAAGCCCGTGGTCGTCTCGCTCGACGCCGGCAAGCAAATCGACTTCGTCATCGAACCGGCGTCGTCCAGGAAGTACACGATCGAGACCAAGGGGGCGTCGGACACGACGCTTGTCTTGTACGAAGTCATCGACGGTATGCCGCGCTATGTCTCGGGCGACGACGATAGCGGCGAAGAGCGAAACGCTGCGATCAGCCACAAGCTCTTCAGAGGCCGTCAGTATGTCGTGCGACTTCGTCTGGTGCACCCCGGTCCAACCGGCGAAGTATCGCTGGTGTACTCCTAG
- a CDS encoding response regulator, translated as MSVLVLVVDDEPDVEALFRQQFRRDLRAQRFVMDFARSAPDALARVGSTIEHSLILILSDINMPGMTGLEMLPKVKEMRPEVPVIMITAYGDADTRRKALENGATDLLTKPIDFVTLRQKIDARLEQAA; from the coding sequence GTGAGTGTTCTGGTTCTAGTTGTGGATGACGAGCCCGACGTGGAAGCGTTGTTCCGCCAGCAATTCCGCCGCGACCTGCGTGCACAGCGGTTCGTCATGGACTTCGCCAGGTCCGCGCCGGATGCGCTGGCGCGCGTCGGCTCGACCATCGAGCATTCGCTGATCCTGATCCTGTCCGACATCAACATGCCCGGCATGACCGGGCTGGAAATGCTGCCGAAGGTCAAGGAAATGCGGCCCGAGGTGCCGGTCATCATGATCACGGCCTATGGTGATGCCGACACCAGACGCAAGGCACTCGAGAACGGCGCAACTGACCTTCTGACCAAACCGATCGACTTCGTGACGCTGCGTCAGAAGATCGATGCCAGGCTCGAGCAAGCCGCATGA
- a CDS encoding sensor histidine kinase has translation MRGSSLATRLFLSATAWVVVILVITGVILSSVYRNATERAFDRRLNLYLRTLIAEVATPDEPPDHQFQSLGEPLFELPLSGWYWQIVRTDEKAETRASRSLWDKKLPKLEEIGAELTPAGIRLGYVDGPEGQSLRVVERPVDLGADGKFLVSVAGDASEIFDEIRAFDYYLGGTFAALGIVLLLTTIFQVRFGLAPLKRISESIADIRSGRAERLEGEFPVEIAPLARETNALIDANREIVERARTHVGNLAHAIKTPLSVIVNEASAHAVDSFASKVLEQADVMRDQVAHHLERARIAARVTIVGTVTEVAPAIEALRRTMEKIHRDRSITIAAKADAQAKFRGERQDLEEMAGNLVDNACKWAASQVLIEVRVEPPSEPRGGPRLRIIVDDDGRGLSAAERAQVSRRGQRLDESKPGSGLGLSIVVDLAGLYGGSLALGDAPIGGLRAELVLPGV, from the coding sequence ATGCGCGGAAGCTCGCTCGCCACGCGCTTGTTCCTGTCGGCGACCGCGTGGGTGGTCGTGATCCTGGTCATCACGGGCGTGATCCTGTCGTCGGTCTATCGCAACGCGACCGAGCGCGCCTTCGACCGCCGCCTCAACCTCTATCTCCGCACCCTGATCGCCGAGGTCGCGACCCCGGACGAGCCGCCCGACCACCAGTTCCAGTCACTCGGCGAGCCGCTGTTCGAATTGCCGCTGTCCGGCTGGTACTGGCAGATCGTCCGTACCGACGAGAAGGCCGAGACGCGGGCGTCGCGTTCGCTGTGGGACAAGAAGCTGCCGAAGCTCGAGGAGATCGGCGCGGAGCTGACCCCCGCCGGCATCCGTCTCGGTTACGTCGACGGGCCCGAGGGTCAGAGCCTGCGGGTCGTCGAGCGGCCGGTCGACCTCGGCGCCGACGGCAAGTTCCTGGTCAGCGTGGCCGGCGACGCATCGGAGATTTTCGACGAAATCCGCGCCTTCGACTATTATCTCGGCGGCACCTTCGCAGCGCTCGGCATCGTGCTGCTCCTGACCACGATCTTCCAGGTCCGCTTCGGGCTGGCGCCGCTCAAGCGCATTTCTGAATCGATCGCCGACATCCGCTCCGGCCGCGCCGAACGGCTGGAAGGCGAGTTTCCCGTCGAGATCGCGCCTCTGGCGCGCGAGACCAACGCGCTGATCGACGCCAACCGCGAGATCGTCGAGCGCGCACGTACCCATGTCGGCAATCTCGCCCACGCCATCAAGACGCCGCTCTCCGTCATCGTCAACGAGGCTTCTGCCCACGCGGTAGATTCCTTTGCCAGCAAGGTCTTGGAGCAGGCCGATGTGATGCGGGATCAAGTGGCGCATCATCTGGAACGGGCGCGCATCGCCGCGCGCGTCACCATCGTCGGCACCGTCACGGAGGTCGCGCCCGCCATCGAGGCGCTGCGGCGGACCATGGAAAAGATCCACCGGGATCGCAGTATCACGATCGCGGCGAAGGCCGACGCGCAAGCCAAGTTCCGCGGCGAGCGCCAGGACCTCGAGGAGATGGCCGGCAATCTGGTCGACAATGCCTGCAAATGGGCGGCCTCGCAGGTTCTCATCGAGGTGAGGGTGGAGCCGCCGTCGGAGCCCCGTGGCGGGCCACGGCTGCGGATCATTGTCGATGACGATGGCCGCGGATTGTCCGCCGCCGAGCGCGCGCAGGTGTCCCGGCGCGGCCAGCGCCTGGACGAGTCCAAGCCGGGTTCCGGGCTCGGGCTTTCGATCGTGGTCGATCTCGCCGGCCTCTATGGCGGCAGCCTTGCCCTGGGCGACGCCCCGATCGGCGGGCTGCGGGCAGAACTGGTGCTGCCGGGGGTCTGA
- a CDS encoding type 1 glutamine amidotransferase gives MPRITILETGLVSPKNRVLHGSYPQMFEHMIGAADPSVTFNTVSIAAGEPLPDIGGLEAILITGSPAGVYDGLEWIAPLEEFVRTANEGKVSMVGVCFGHQLIAQALGGTVRKSEKGWGLGRHVYDVAAGNGLIEGTHIALACSHQDQVITPPAGAQTILSSDFTPYAGLLYAGGTTLSVQPHPEFSVGFALACCEVVHTKGHAPDSLVAAAKGSLAEPLENARLGGAITRFLTRSR, from the coding sequence ATGCCGCGTATTACGATCCTGGAGACCGGACTGGTCAGCCCGAAAAACCGCGTGCTCCACGGATCGTATCCGCAGATGTTCGAGCATATGATTGGCGCTGCCGACCCCTCCGTCACGTTCAATACCGTCAGCATTGCCGCCGGCGAGCCGCTGCCTGATATCGGCGGGCTGGAGGCGATCCTCATCACGGGATCGCCGGCCGGCGTCTATGACGGGCTCGAGTGGATCGCGCCGCTCGAAGAATTCGTGCGCACAGCAAATGAGGGCAAGGTGTCCATGGTCGGCGTCTGCTTCGGTCATCAACTGATCGCGCAGGCGTTGGGCGGCACGGTGCGCAAGTCGGAGAAAGGTTGGGGGCTGGGAAGGCACGTCTACGACGTAGCGGCCGGCAATGGCCTGATCGAGGGCACGCACATCGCGCTCGCCTGCTCGCACCAGGATCAGGTCATCACGCCGCCAGCGGGCGCCCAAACGATCCTGTCTTCGGATTTCACGCCGTACGCCGGGCTGCTCTACGCCGGCGGCACCACGCTTTCGGTACAGCCACACCCGGAATTCTCTGTCGGCTTCGCGCTGGCCTGCTGCGAGGTGGTGCACACCAAAGGCCATGCACCTGACAGCCTCGTCGCAGCCGCAAAGGGCTCGCTCGCCGAGCCGCTGGAAAACGCCAGGCTCGGGGGCGCGATCACGCGTTTCCTCACGCGATCAAGGTGA
- a CDS encoding response regulator transcription factor: MRLLVVEDDPDLNRQLTTALTDAGYVVDRAFDGEEGHFLGDSEPYDAVVLDIGLPKMDGISVLEAWRRGGRAMPVLILTARDRWSDKVQGFDAGADDYVAKPFHLEEVLARIRALLRRSAGHAQSELTCGPVSLDTRTNKVTVNGNSVKLTSHEYRLLDYLMHHTGRVVSRTELVEHLYDQDFDRDSNTIEVFVGRIRKKLEVDIIQTVRGLGYLLTPPSPGT; this comes from the coding sequence TTGCGCCTGCTTGTCGTTGAGGACGATCCGGATCTCAACCGTCAGCTTACGACGGCTTTGACGGATGCCGGTTATGTGGTCGATCGCGCGTTCGACGGTGAGGAGGGGCATTTCCTCGGTGACAGCGAACCTTATGACGCCGTCGTGCTTGACATAGGGTTGCCCAAGATGGACGGCATCTCGGTCCTGGAGGCGTGGCGCCGCGGCGGCCGCGCGATGCCGGTCCTGATCCTTACCGCGCGCGACCGCTGGAGCGACAAGGTGCAGGGATTTGACGCCGGCGCCGACGACTACGTCGCCAAGCCGTTCCACCTGGAAGAGGTGCTGGCGCGGATCCGCGCGCTGCTGCGCCGTTCCGCCGGTCACGCCCAATCCGAGCTGACCTGCGGTCCGGTCTCGCTGGATACCCGTACCAACAAGGTTACCGTCAACGGTAATTCGGTTAAGCTCACCTCGCATGAATATCGTTTGCTCGATTATCTCATGCATCACACCGGGCGCGTAGTGTCGCGTACCGAACTGGTCGAGCATCTCTACGACCAGGACTTCGACCGCGACTCCAACACCATCGAGGTGTTCGTCGGCCGCATCCGCAAGAAACTCGAGGTCGACATCATCCAGACCGTGCGCGGGCTCGGCTATCTGCTGACGCCGCCGTCGCCCGGGACTTGA
- a CDS encoding Ku protein — translation MAPRANWKGFLRLSLVTCPVALYPATSDTEKVSFNQINRKTGHRIKYAKVDADTGEEVANDDIMKGYKVDTDTYIEVTKDELDELALESTRTIEIDEFVPRADIDSRYVIRPYYLVPDGKVGHDAFAVIRETIRNMDKVAIGRVVLTNREHIIALEPLDKGLMGTLLRYPYEVRSEAEYFEDIQDVKITKDMLDLAKHIVEQKSGSFEPEQFEDRYEQALIDLINQKRNGLSITAKAAPKTTGNVINLMDALKRSLASEKQAAPAVKAQEKGQEKTKGKKPKKAAAGQREMLLPISGGGKRGAKETAKETVKEAPKKAEKPARSAARTKKAG, via the coding sequence ATGGCCCCCCGCGCCAATTGGAAGGGTTTTCTGCGCCTTTCGCTCGTGACCTGTCCGGTCGCCCTCTATCCGGCGACGTCGGACACGGAGAAGGTCTCGTTCAACCAGATCAACCGCAAGACCGGCCATCGGATCAAATACGCCAAGGTTGACGCCGACACCGGCGAGGAAGTCGCCAACGACGACATCATGAAGGGCTACAAGGTCGACACCGACACCTACATCGAGGTGACGAAGGACGAGCTTGACGAACTCGCGCTGGAATCGACCCGCACCATCGAGATCGACGAGTTCGTGCCGAGGGCCGATATCGACAGCCGTTACGTGATCCGCCCCTATTATCTCGTGCCGGACGGCAAGGTCGGCCACGACGCCTTCGCGGTGATCCGCGAAACCATCCGCAACATGGACAAGGTCGCGATCGGACGCGTGGTGCTGACCAACCGCGAACACATCATCGCGCTGGAGCCGCTCGACAAGGGGCTGATGGGAACGCTGCTGCGCTACCCCTATGAAGTCCGCAGCGAGGCGGAATATTTCGAGGATATCCAGGACGTGAAGATCACCAAGGATATGCTTGATCTCGCTAAGCATATCGTCGAGCAGAAGTCCGGATCGTTCGAGCCTGAACAATTCGAGGACCGCTACGAGCAGGCGCTGATCGACCTGATCAATCAGAAGCGCAACGGCCTGAGCATCACGGCAAAGGCTGCCCCGAAAACCACCGGCAACGTCATCAACCTGATGGACGCGCTCAAGCGCAGCCTCGCCAGCGAAAAGCAGGCCGCCCCTGCCGTCAAGGCCCAAGAAAAGGGTCAAGAAAAGACCAAGGGCAAGAAGCCGAAGAAGGCCGCCGCCGGCCAGCGCGAGATGCTGTTGCCGATCAGCGGCGGCGGCAAACGCGGCGCCAAGGAGACGGCCAAGGAAACCGTTAAGGAAGCGCCGAAGAAGGCGGAGAAGCCGGCGCGATCAGCCGCCCGTACCAAGAAGGCCGGATGA
- a CDS encoding MDR family MFS transporter, with protein sequence MNKHQRQDREPADQTTLPDDIGSELSRITTEVIDVSDAPPIAPPAPLSPDEVRTILMSLLLTMFLAALDQTIVATALPTIGRQFNDVSNLSWVITAYLLASTAVAPVFGTLSDIYGRRVMITVSLVLFTVGSILCAVAPNMPVLIVARGLQGLGGGGIMPVVQTVISDVVSPRERGRYQAYFSGVWMAAGLMGPVLGGVFAEHLHWSMIFWINVPLAVGALFLLLPKMGKIPVFHRRRKVDWLGGVLLMASAVVVMLVLTWGGNRYAWQSPAIMAMIGAAVALAFGFVWHARNAEEPFLPLPLLGGTVVPYAMAAGGCALGAITALTVHLPLYYEVVYHLTASEAGLALIPLAAVSTCGAAIAGRTMARAKHYKRVAIAGTSAATIFGAVLTVTTLPLWGLLVVLSLFALGLGTTFPVSVVSLQNAVARAQIGTVTGAMNFFRSLMSSFMVAAFSAILLMALGAGISLGEHRGPANAIPAADMITAFHYVFGAATALLACAALCIILMEERPLAGPSTPAEMAE encoded by the coding sequence ATGAACAAGCACCAACGGCAGGACCGCGAGCCTGCCGACCAGACGACGTTGCCTGACGATATCGGCAGCGAACTATCGCGCATCACGACGGAGGTCATCGATGTCAGCGATGCACCGCCGATTGCGCCACCTGCGCCCTTGAGCCCCGACGAGGTTCGCACCATCCTGATGAGCCTGTTGCTGACGATGTTCCTGGCCGCGCTCGACCAGACCATCGTGGCGACGGCGCTACCGACCATCGGCCGCCAGTTCAACGACGTCAGCAACCTGTCCTGGGTCATCACGGCCTATCTCCTGGCCTCGACGGCGGTGGCGCCGGTGTTCGGCACGCTGAGCGACATCTACGGCCGCCGCGTCATGATTACCGTTTCGCTTGTCTTGTTCACGGTTGGCTCGATCCTGTGCGCGGTGGCGCCGAACATGCCGGTATTGATCGTCGCGCGCGGCCTGCAGGGGCTCGGCGGCGGCGGCATCATGCCGGTCGTGCAGACCGTGATCTCCGATGTGGTCTCACCGCGCGAGCGCGGCAGGTATCAGGCCTATTTCAGCGGCGTCTGGATGGCGGCAGGCTTGATGGGCCCCGTGCTCGGCGGCGTGTTCGCCGAGCATCTGCACTGGTCGATGATCTTCTGGATCAACGTGCCACTCGCCGTCGGCGCGCTGTTTCTGCTGCTGCCAAAGATGGGCAAGATCCCCGTGTTCCATCGCCGCCGCAAGGTCGACTGGCTCGGCGGCGTGCTGTTGATGGCGTCTGCGGTCGTCGTCATGCTGGTGCTGACCTGGGGCGGCAACCGGTATGCCTGGCAGTCGCCGGCGATCATGGCGATGATTGGCGCGGCTGTCGCGCTGGCGTTCGGCTTCGTCTGGCACGCGCGCAATGCCGAGGAGCCGTTTCTGCCGCTGCCGCTGCTGGGTGGAACGGTGGTGCCCTACGCGATGGCGGCCGGCGGCTGCGCGCTGGGCGCCATCACCGCACTCACCGTGCACCTGCCGCTGTATTACGAGGTGGTCTATCATTTGACCGCGAGCGAAGCGGGGCTTGCGCTGATCCCGCTCGCCGCGGTTTCCACCTGCGGTGCGGCGATCGCCGGACGGACCATGGCGCGCGCCAAACACTACAAGCGCGTCGCTATCGCCGGCACGTCCGCGGCGACGATCTTTGGTGCGGTGCTGACCGTGACGACGCTGCCGTTGTGGGGCTTGCTGGTCGTGCTGTCGCTGTTCGCGCTCGGGCTCGGCACGACATTCCCGGTCAGCGTGGTCTCGCTGCAGAACGCGGTGGCGCGCGCGCAGATCGGCACCGTGACGGGTGCGATGAATTTCTTCCGCTCGCTGATGTCGTCGTTCATGGTCGCCGCCTTCAGCGCGATCCTCCTGATGGCGCTGGGCGCGGGCATCTCGCTCGGCGAACACCGCGGACCGGCGAACGCAATTCCCGCAGCCGACATGATCACCGCGTTCCACTATGTGTTCGGCGCCGCCACCGCGCTGCTGGCCTGTGCCGCGCTCTGCATCATCCTCATGGAGGAACGGCCGCTCGCCGGCCCCTCGACGCCGGCGGAGATGGCGGAGTAG
- a CDS encoding thiamine pyrophosphate-requiring protein, protein MQGETVMKLGAAIAEIMKREGIEILCGYPVNHLIEYAANTDIRPVMVRQERIGVHMADAISRVTSGQSIGAFCMQHGPGAENAMGGVAQCYGESVPVLVLPMGYARRLANIDPNFNSSQAMKAFSKSSEPINIATEVCNIFRRAFTKLKNGRGGPVIVEIPADMWNEEVPEPLNYTPVLRTRYGADPLHVKEAAALLVAAKRPVIYAGQGVHYAKAWPQLRRLAERLAIPVTTSLGGKSSFPETHPLSLGSGGLAVPRAVPKFLGEADVIFGIGCSFTETSFGIAMPKGKTIIHSTLDPNHLNKDVEAKIGLVGDAGLVLDALLEEIGKTVTTDRDAAAVAAEIAASHKEWLAKWMPKLTHNDAPLNPYRVLWDLQHTVDINNTIITHDAGSPRDQLSPFWKSVEPLSYVGWGKTTQLGYGLGLAMGAKLAKPDKLCINVWGDAAIGFTGMDFETAVRERIPIMSILLNNFSMAIELKVMPISTEKYRSTDISGDYAAMARAFGGYGERVLRPEDIIPAIQRGIAKTKEGVPVLLEFITSKETEVSRPGT, encoded by the coding sequence ATCCAAGGAGAGACCGTCATGAAGCTCGGCGCCGCCATTGCGGAAATCATGAAGCGGGAGGGGATCGAAATCCTCTGCGGCTACCCGGTCAATCATCTCATTGAATATGCCGCCAATACCGACATCCGCCCGGTGATGGTGCGCCAGGAACGCATCGGCGTTCACATGGCGGACGCGATCTCGCGCGTCACCTCGGGGCAATCGATCGGCGCGTTCTGCATGCAGCATGGGCCCGGCGCCGAGAACGCGATGGGCGGCGTGGCGCAATGTTACGGCGAGTCGGTGCCCGTGCTGGTGCTGCCGATGGGCTATGCGCGCAGGCTCGCCAACATCGACCCGAACTTCAACTCCAGCCAGGCGATGAAGGCGTTCTCGAAATCGTCGGAGCCGATCAACATCGCCACTGAGGTCTGCAACATTTTCCGGCGCGCGTTCACCAAACTGAAGAACGGCCGCGGCGGGCCGGTGATCGTCGAAATTCCGGCCGACATGTGGAACGAGGAAGTGCCGGAACCGCTGAACTACACGCCGGTGCTGCGCACCCGCTACGGCGCGGATCCCCTGCATGTGAAGGAAGCGGCGGCTCTCCTCGTCGCGGCGAAGCGCCCGGTGATCTATGCCGGCCAGGGCGTGCATTACGCCAAAGCCTGGCCGCAGCTCAGGCGGCTGGCCGAGCGCCTCGCCATCCCCGTCACAACCAGCCTTGGCGGCAAATCATCCTTTCCGGAGACGCATCCGCTGTCGCTGGGGTCGGGCGGCCTCGCCGTGCCGCGCGCGGTGCCGAAATTCTTAGGCGAAGCCGACGTGATCTTCGGCATCGGCTGCTCGTTCACCGAGACATCATTCGGCATCGCCATGCCGAAGGGCAAGACCATCATCCATTCGACGCTCGACCCCAACCATCTCAACAAGGACGTCGAGGCCAAAATCGGCCTCGTCGGTGACGCCGGCCTCGTGCTCGACGCGCTGTTGGAAGAGATCGGCAAGACCGTCACGACGGACCGCGACGCGGCCGCGGTCGCAGCCGAGATAGCGGCCTCCCACAAAGAATGGCTGGCGAAATGGATGCCGAAGCTGACCCATAACGACGCGCCGCTGAACCCCTACCGCGTGCTGTGGGATCTGCAGCACACCGTCGACATCAACAACACCATCATCACCCATGATGCCGGCAGCCCGCGCGACCAGCTCTCGCCGTTCTGGAAATCGGTCGAACCGCTCTCTTATGTCGGCTGGGGCAAGACCACGCAGCTCGGTTACGGCCTTGGGCTGGCGATGGGCGCCAAGCTGGCAAAACCCGACAAGCTCTGCATCAATGTCTGGGGCGATGCCGCGATCGGCTTCACCGGCATGGATTTCGAAACCGCGGTGCGCGAGCGCATCCCGATCATGTCGATCCTTTTGAACAATTTTTCGATGGCGATCGAATTGAAGGTGATGCCGATCTCGACCGAGAAATACCGCTCCACCGACATTTCCGGCGACTACGCGGCGATGGCGCGCGCGTTCGGCGGCTATGGCGAACGGGTGTTGAGGCCGGAAGACATCATCCCCGCCATCCAGCGCGGCATTGCGAAGACCAAAGAAGGTGTCCCGGTGCTGCTGGAATTCATCACCAGCAAGGAGACCGAGGTGTCGCGGCCGGGGACCTGA
- the mntR gene encoding manganese-binding transcriptional regulator MntR, with protein sequence MVRKPSTDRAKPMQPLPTEQTQARRFGKARSARSTAVLEDYVELISDLLGTTGEARPTDIARRLGVSHPTAIDTIARLKREDLVTARPYRGVFLTEKGETLAKRVRARHRLVVDVLLALGVPQEAAEADAEGIEHHVSDVTLKAFAEFLRDARDRRKA encoded by the coding sequence GTGGTGCGCAAGCCCTCGACAGATCGGGCCAAACCGATGCAGCCGCTGCCTACGGAACAGACGCAGGCGCGCCGCTTTGGCAAGGCGCGATCGGCGCGGTCGACCGCGGTTCTGGAAGACTATGTCGAACTGATTTCGGATCTACTCGGAACGACCGGCGAGGCGCGCCCGACCGACATCGCGCGCAGGCTGGGCGTATCCCACCCAACGGCTATCGACACCATCGCGCGGTTGAAGCGCGAAGACCTGGTCACGGCTCGCCCCTACCGCGGGGTGTTCCTGACCGAAAAGGGCGAGACTCTCGCCAAGCGCGTCCGTGCCCGTCACCGTCTGGTGGTGGATGTCCTGCTGGCGCTGGGCGTTCCTCAGGAAGCCGCGGAGGCTGACGCCGAGGGCATCGAACATCATGTTTCCGATGTGACCCTCAAGGCCTTCGCCGAATTTCTTCGCGACGCCAGGGATCGACGCAAAGCGTGA
- a CDS encoding Flp family type IVb pilin gives MRRLLARFVGDECGATAIEYCLIAAGISIVIVTAVNGVGSALNTKFSDVSSSLK, from the coding sequence ATGCGTCGATTACTTGCACGATTTGTCGGCGATGAATGCGGTGCTACCGCCATCGAATATTGCCTCATTGCAGCTGGCATCAGCATCGTGATCGTCACCGCCGTCAACGGCGTTGGCAGCGCGCTCAACACGAAATTCAGCGACGTCAGCTCCTCGCTCAAGTAG